The following are from one region of the Amia ocellicauda isolate fAmiCal2 chromosome 1, fAmiCal2.hap1, whole genome shotgun sequence genome:
- the LOC136747491 gene encoding uncharacterized protein LOC136747491, protein MAELTAALHLCLLLSALPAQLLLSRWSGGTAAQRHRAAHRLVSAWNNLRKSYLNVSVWKEWLKQWLDTLIPIPSGQQVDGEGQSPALEVLLYSNDQGYFGASKEVRSPRPDTVLYRVGQVVVDRGNKMVGVIVSWDEKMKAPPEWIRTMYSDSELQIVQDVPHYKILFHGPGPSSVMVGYMPQTSLETITGLKPEIPTLDHYFSHFDGEQFIMKSWLKEVFPDD, encoded by the exons ATGGCGGAGCTGACGGCGGCGCTGCACCTCTGCCTGCTGCTGTCCGCGCTGCCCGCGCAGCTGCTCCTGTCCCGCTGGAGCGGAGGCACCGCGGCGCAGCGCCACAGAGCCGCACACCG GCTGGTCAGTGCATGGAACAACTTAAGGAAGTCTTACTTAAACGTCAGCGTGTGGAAGGAGTGGCTGAAACAGTGGCTTGATACACTTAT ACCCATCCCCTCTGGTCAGCAGGTGGACGGCGAGGGACAGTCACCGGCTTTGGAGGTGCTGCTCTACAGCAACGACCAGGGCTATTTTGGAG CCTCTAAGGAAGTGCGCAGTCCCAGGCCGGACACTGTCCTGTATCGTGTGGGGCAGGTGGTTGTGGATAGGGGGAACAAAATGGTGGGTGTCATAGTGAGCTGGGATGAGAAGATGAAGGCTCCTCCGGAATGGATACGGACGATGTACTCGGACAGTGAG CTCCAGATAGTACAAGATGTTCCGCACTATAAGATTCTCTTTCATGGACCGGGCCCATCTTCAGTGATGGTGGGCTACATGCCACAGACGTCACTAGAGACCATTACAGGCCTAAAG CCTGAAATCCCCACGCTGGACCATTATTTTAGTCATTTTGATGGTGAACAATTCATTATGAAGTCCTGGCTGAAGGAAGTCTTCCCTGATGACTGA